In Candidatus Sedimenticola sp. (ex Thyasira tokunagai), the following proteins share a genomic window:
- a CDS encoding WecB/TagA/CpsF family glycosyltransferase, which yields MDDFDRNVWCILGLPFDAVTIEDAVVRVRRSARNHHPCFISTPNVNFLIASQSEYDFRYSVINSDLVLADGMPIVWIAKLLRLPVTQRVPGSGLIERLWSETASKYDPIKVFFFGGEKGVAETACEIMGKEKRGLECAGHYYPGFGSVEDMSSDSVIDAINKADPDFTIVSLGARKGQAWIQLNKDKLHSPVISHLGAVVNFVAGTVKRAPVLVQKFGLEWLWRIKEEPALWRRYLFDGLLLAKLIITKVLPYSVLAWRWKRGICNSEPAVTELTESRESITIFLNGALLSSTLGPLRSCFRDSVSSQKDVILDFSRVNYIDSAAIGLLYMLKKNLMINEKEMIIRSVSKRVSTILSFNCASHLLTDD from the coding sequence ATGGATGACTTTGATAGAAATGTATGGTGCATACTGGGGCTTCCATTCGATGCGGTAACCATTGAGGATGCGGTAGTAAGGGTACGGCGGTCGGCTAGGAATCATCACCCATGCTTTATATCTACCCCAAATGTAAACTTTTTGATTGCAAGTCAATCTGAATATGACTTTCGTTACTCTGTAATAAATAGTGATCTTGTCCTGGCTGATGGTATGCCAATTGTGTGGATTGCCAAACTGCTTAGGTTGCCTGTTACTCAAAGAGTGCCGGGATCAGGCCTGATTGAGAGGTTATGGTCTGAGACTGCAAGTAAATATGATCCAATAAAAGTGTTCTTTTTCGGGGGTGAGAAGGGCGTTGCCGAGACTGCCTGTGAAATAATGGGCAAGGAAAAGAGAGGGCTTGAGTGTGCCGGGCATTACTACCCGGGCTTTGGTTCTGTTGAAGATATGAGCAGTGATTCGGTTATTGATGCCATCAACAAGGCCGATCCCGATTTCACCATCGTCTCTCTCGGAGCAAGGAAGGGGCAAGCCTGGATTCAACTCAACAAGGATAAACTGCACTCACCGGTCATAAGTCATTTGGGAGCGGTGGTGAATTTTGTTGCAGGCACTGTTAAACGGGCACCCGTGTTGGTTCAGAAATTTGGCCTAGAGTGGTTGTGGCGAATAAAGGAAGAGCCTGCACTGTGGAGACGTTATCTGTTTGATGGTCTTTTGTTAGCAAAGCTAATCATAACAAAGGTGCTGCCGTATTCTGTTCTGGCGTGGCGTTGGAAGAGGGGGATCTGTAATAGTGAGCCTGCTGTTACTGAGTTAACAGAGAGCAGGGAGTCGATAACTATTTTCTTGAATGGGGCTCTGTTATCCAGCACACTGGGGCCATTAAGGAGCTGCTTTCGTGACTCTGTTTCATCACAAAAAGATGTGATCCTTGATTTCAGCAGAGTGAATTATATTGATAGTGCGGCAATTGGGCTTTTATATATGCTCAAGAAAAATCTCATGATAAACGAGAAAGAAATGATAATCAGATCGGTTTCGAAGAGAGTAAGCACTATTCTCTCATTCAATTGTGCATCGCATCTTTTAACTGATGATTGA
- a CDS encoding CpsD/CapB family tyrosine-protein kinase, whose translation MDRIEKALQQAKAEQAKSKRDGTVDALDGADSIDEATSDGNAKVQPQYISYSKTKIIKSTPEVYAESRLIAALKHDPRSTSFRMLRTQLLKTLRKNQWNSIAVTAATQGAGKSFVAANLAVSISTEVNQTVMLVDLDMRRPTIHRYFGFKPEHGLQDYLTGKVELESVLVNPGMERLVVLPGRGTHPESSELISTPRMRDLSHELKTRYEARIVIYDLPPVLAVDDAMVFMPHADAALFIVENGVNTEDEVRRSMNLLGATNLLGTVLNKAEERNSDYYYGYN comes from the coding sequence ATGGATCGAATAGAAAAAGCACTGCAGCAGGCTAAAGCAGAGCAGGCCAAGAGTAAGCGTGACGGAACAGTAGATGCACTGGATGGGGCGGATTCTATCGATGAAGCGACCTCTGATGGCAATGCTAAGGTGCAGCCGCAATATATCTCATATAGCAAGACAAAAATCATTAAATCAACGCCTGAGGTTTATGCTGAAAGCAGGCTCATTGCGGCACTGAAGCACGATCCTCGTAGTACCTCCTTTCGCATGCTTCGAACACAGCTTCTAAAGACGCTCCGTAAAAACCAATGGAACTCTATTGCTGTAACTGCTGCAACCCAGGGGGCGGGCAAATCATTTGTTGCAGCAAACCTGGCTGTCAGTATTTCGACGGAAGTCAATCAGACGGTAATGCTTGTGGATCTTGATATGCGCCGCCCAACCATTCACAGGTATTTTGGATTTAAGCCGGAGCACGGCCTTCAGGATTATCTTACCGGAAAGGTTGAGCTGGAGTCTGTGCTGGTCAATCCCGGCATGGAGCGGCTTGTCGTTTTGCCGGGGCGTGGGACACACCCTGAGTCATCAGAACTGATATCGACACCAAGGATGCGTGATTTAAGTCATGAGCTTAAGACGCGCTATGAGGCCAGAATTGTGATCTATGACCTCCCCCCCGTGCTGGCAGTGGATGATGCCATGGTCTTTATGCCTCATGCAGATGCTGCGCTGTTTATTGTTGAGAACGGAGTGAATACTGAGGATGAGGTACGTAGGTCAATGAATCTGTTGGGTGCTACCAACTTACTTGGCACCGTGCTGAATAAAGCTGAAGAACGAAACTCAGACTACTATTACGGCTATAACTAG
- a CDS encoding lipopolysaccharide biosynthesis protein yields MEEEVKTIGDYWLIAKRRKYLFVIPFVLLMAVTVVIALVLPAVYRSEGVILVESQQIPSDLIRSTVTSYAEERIQVIKQRVMTRDNLLEIAKKYKTMGVKGKSSLVTEIVEDIESRISIELVSVGGNKDRRKKNTTQTLAFTVAFEHEIPTVAQQVSNALVTLFLDENLKARTERATETTDFITKEADKLKAEIEAIEDQIAEYKEQNKDSLPEHLDLNMKALERAQLALSEIDREIKSQREQRTYLDVELTSQKSMMPSVQANEVLTPAQKLILLKENYSQLSAVYGPAHPDIKKVKREISILEDEVGKSGDGTPESGAVVEEVNPTIMLLEARIAASNSNIASLNALKIKQLKKLEMLEERVIKTPQVERGFKALGRDYENLQKKYAGLRTKQTEAQLSQSMEEQSKAERFSLLEPPVLPEKPIRPDRAKIILLGFFLSVGGAFGLVLLAEGVDHSIRGSRHLARIVKEMPLVSIPYIINQKDINRRRRIRLYILLAIVLLIAAALVLGHFYYKPLDMIWYKLLRLSGLQ; encoded by the coding sequence ATGGAAGAAGAAGTCAAAACAATTGGTGATTATTGGCTAATAGCAAAACGAAGAAAGTATCTTTTCGTCATCCCATTTGTACTGCTAATGGCAGTAACGGTCGTCATTGCGCTTGTTTTGCCCGCAGTCTACCGCTCCGAAGGGGTTATTCTTGTCGAATCCCAGCAGATCCCATCAGATCTTATTCGCTCTACGGTGACAAGCTATGCGGAAGAGCGTATTCAGGTGATTAAGCAGAGAGTAATGACCCGTGATAACCTGCTTGAAATTGCCAAAAAATATAAAACAATGGGAGTGAAGGGAAAGAGTTCGCTGGTAACTGAAATCGTTGAAGATATAGAGTCCCGGATATCGATAGAACTTGTCAGTGTAGGAGGAAATAAGGATAGAAGAAAAAAAAATACTACCCAGACCCTCGCATTCACTGTTGCTTTTGAACATGAAATTCCAACTGTTGCCCAACAGGTAAGTAATGCGCTGGTGACGCTGTTTCTTGATGAAAACCTGAAGGCAAGAACAGAACGTGCCACCGAAACGACGGATTTTATCACCAAGGAGGCAGATAAGCTTAAAGCTGAGATTGAGGCTATTGAGGATCAAATTGCAGAATATAAGGAGCAGAATAAAGATAGTCTGCCTGAGCATCTTGATCTTAACATGAAGGCGCTTGAGAGAGCCCAGTTGGCACTTAGCGAGATCGACCGCGAGATAAAATCCCAGAGAGAGCAAAGAACATACCTGGATGTAGAGTTGACCTCACAAAAATCAATGATGCCCAGTGTCCAGGCTAATGAAGTATTGACTCCTGCTCAGAAACTGATATTGCTCAAGGAGAACTACTCTCAACTTTCCGCTGTATACGGTCCTGCACATCCGGATATAAAAAAGGTTAAAAGAGAAATTTCAATTCTTGAAGATGAAGTGGGGAAGAGTGGTGATGGGACACCTGAGAGTGGGGCAGTCGTAGAAGAGGTAAACCCAACAATCATGTTGCTGGAGGCAAGAATTGCTGCATCAAACTCTAATATAGCTTCATTGAATGCACTAAAAATTAAACAACTTAAAAAACTCGAGATGTTGGAAGAGCGTGTGATAAAAACGCCTCAGGTTGAGCGTGGCTTTAAAGCATTGGGGAGGGATTATGAAAATTTGCAGAAGAAATATGCTGGCCTAAGGACAAAGCAGACTGAAGCGCAACTCTCCCAAAGCATGGAAGAGCAGAGCAAAGCCGAGCGTTTCTCTCTGCTGGAACCACCGGTTCTGCCAGAGAAACCGATAAGACCGGATCGGGCAAAAATCATACTATTGGGCTTTTTTCTCTCCGTCGGAGGAGCATTCGGGCTTGTTCTTCTTGCCGAGGGTGTAGACCACAGTATTCGTGGATCAAGACACTTGGCGAGGATTGTCAAGGAGATGCCCCTTGTCAGCATCCCCTACATAATCAACCAGAAAGATATCAATAGGCGAAGGCGAATAAGATTGTATATTTTGCTGGCAATTGTTCTATTAATTGCAGCAGCACTGGTACTGGGGCATTTCTACTACAAACCGCTGGATATGATCTGGTATAAATTGCTGAGACTGTCGGGTTTACAGTGA
- a CDS encoding polysaccharide biosynthesis/export family protein — MQTVFRFIINVLLVGTICVSTPLLSAENTGYRLKPGDQLEISVWKETDLQRQLLVLPDGSISFPLVGIVGVADKTPAELQQTITEKLKDYIPDAVVTVLVTAVTGNRVYLIGKVNNPGEYVVSSPIDILQALSLADGLAKFADEAGIKVFRRENGVQKAIPFNYSDVVKGRALDTNIVLQSGDLVVVP, encoded by the coding sequence GTGCAGACAGTTTTCCGGTTCATAATCAATGTGTTACTCGTAGGGACGATCTGTGTCTCTACACCCCTTCTGTCTGCTGAGAATACGGGATATCGCCTGAAACCAGGGGATCAGTTGGAAATTTCTGTCTGGAAAGAGACTGACCTGCAGCGCCAGTTGCTGGTTTTGCCTGATGGCTCGATCTCATTTCCTCTGGTTGGGATTGTGGGTGTTGCCGACAAAACCCCTGCTGAGCTCCAGCAGACTATTACGGAAAAGCTTAAGGATTACATTCCTGATGCGGTAGTTACCGTACTGGTGACAGCAGTAACGGGAAACAGGGTCTATCTCATAGGGAAAGTGAATAATCCTGGAGAGTATGTGGTCTCTTCACCTATAGATATACTGCAGGCTTTGAGTCTTGCTGATGGTCTGGCAAAATTTGCCGACGAGGCGGGTATCAAGGTATTTCGTAGAGAAAATGGTGTACAGAAGGCGATTCCATTCAACTATTCAGATGTTGTGAAGGGGCGCGCCCTTGACACGAACATTGTGCTTCAGAGCGGTGACTTGGTGGTTGTGCCTTGA
- a CDS encoding undecaprenyl-phosphate glucose phosphotransferase, with amino-acid sequence MKHRQRSLLQRRSSIFSTIQSLSDGSLIIGLVYGMALVNFGHLPRLYLMLGLALMAITAIVYDHFGVYSFFGGYTKKALLIGKAWTISFAILLTIGFLSKTSDLFSRQFLAMLFFLGFIGQQLVHITLRYLHSLIKSNQSKSQSIIIGTDQLAGYLYQRINRNPWLGEHVIGLIETDSDTPEGERKNDEQLPILGNLSQVTALVDQHNIRTVYIAVSLDSSPLINDIYFSLLDKNVDVHWAPNIFALNLLNHSVKELSGIPIITLSETPLAGTSLLLKAVEDKFISLFVLLLLSPLMLLTAVAIKLDSRGPVFFKQERTGWDGRSFKIWKFRSMRSHNPEEGLVEQATRDDPRFTRIGKFIRRTSIDELPQLFNVLDGTMSLVGPRPHAISHNKEYSKQIEAYLTRHRIKPGITGLAQVRGHRGETKELDQMVKRVESDLEYINNWSIWLDISILFRTLSAPFQKGAY; translated from the coding sequence ATGAAGCATAGACAAAGATCTCTACTACAGCGCAGAAGTTCCATATTCTCCACAATACAGTCACTTTCTGATGGCAGTTTAATTATTGGGCTGGTCTATGGCATGGCTCTAGTCAATTTTGGGCACCTCCCCCGCCTGTACCTAATGCTTGGTTTGGCGCTTATGGCCATCACCGCCATTGTTTACGACCATTTCGGCGTCTACAGTTTCTTTGGCGGATACACTAAAAAAGCCCTGCTCATTGGCAAGGCATGGACGATATCCTTTGCCATACTTCTTACGATTGGTTTTCTGTCAAAAACATCAGATCTTTTTTCCAGACAGTTCCTGGCCATGCTCTTTTTCCTCGGTTTTATCGGGCAACAGTTGGTCCACATCACGCTTCGCTACCTGCACTCACTGATTAAATCAAATCAAAGCAAGAGCCAGTCTATTATCATCGGAACAGATCAACTGGCCGGCTATCTCTACCAACGGATCAATCGCAATCCCTGGCTGGGAGAACATGTTATCGGTCTTATAGAAACAGATTCCGATACCCCGGAAGGTGAAAGAAAGAATGATGAACAACTTCCCATACTTGGCAATCTGTCCCAAGTCACCGCATTGGTAGATCAGCACAATATCCGAACCGTCTACATCGCGGTCTCTCTGGATAGCTCACCACTCATCAATGACATCTACTTTTCACTTCTCGACAAGAATGTAGATGTTCACTGGGCGCCAAATATTTTTGCTCTAAATCTGCTCAACCACAGTGTCAAAGAGCTCTCCGGCATCCCGATCATTACACTCTCGGAGACGCCGCTGGCGGGAACCAGCCTCCTCCTCAAAGCAGTTGAAGATAAATTTATCTCTCTCTTCGTGCTGTTACTCCTCTCCCCGTTAATGTTGCTGACAGCTGTTGCGATCAAACTCGACTCACGTGGGCCTGTTTTTTTCAAGCAGGAGAGAACCGGCTGGGATGGCAGGAGTTTCAAGATCTGGAAATTTCGAAGTATGCGTTCCCATAATCCAGAGGAGGGGCTAGTAGAGCAGGCAACCAGGGATGATCCACGCTTCACGCGTATTGGAAAATTTATCCGCAGGACCAGTATTGATGAACTGCCACAACTGTTCAACGTACTGGATGGCACCATGTCATTGGTAGGCCCCCGCCCCCATGCCATCAGCCACAATAAGGAGTATTCAAAACAGATCGAGGCCTATCTCACCCGCCACAGGATCAAACCCGGCATCACCGGTTTGGCACAGGTGCGGGGTCATCGCGGGGAGACAAAGGAGCTGGATCAGATGGTAAAACGGGTGGAAAGCGATCTTGAGTACATCAACAACTGGTCTATCTGGCTTGATATCAGCATATTATTTCGTACTCTCAGCGCTCCTTTTCAAAAGGGTGCTTATTAG
- a CDS encoding IS3 family transposase (programmed frameshift): MGYPKERKESVLKKMLPPNNKTIPEISKEEGICEGTLYNWRKAARAEGRLMPDGDSTPTGWSATDKFTAVVETAPMNEAELSAYCRERGLYAEQIGEWREACEQANDWDRNQNKRLKDIRKVDEKRIKELERDLNRKEKALAETAALLVLRKKAQANLGGRRGRMINVPDRRRAVELIEEAVGAGASAQKACEVLEISLRTYKRWTDGDAVNADGRPDVKRPEPANKLKPEERQQILETCNEEAYQSLPPSQIVPALADKDTYIASESSFYRVLKEEDQLHRRGRVQAPRRVSKPAAYKATAPNQVWSWDITFLATTITGMFYRLYLVMDIYSRKIVGWEIHENETADNASLLIRKACLTEGIHERGLVLHSDNGSPMKGATMLATLQKLGVVPSFSRPSVSNDNPYSESLFGTMKYTPAFPSKPFESLDAARDWVYNFIRWYNEEHRHSGIQFVTPAQRHSGVELSILANRETVYEAAKQRNPERWSRETRNWTPVGEVWLNPENQDSRGAGIRDEAA, encoded by the exons ATGGGTTATCCAAAAGAGCGGAAAGAATCGGTACTGAAAAAGATGCTGCCGCCGAACAATAAAACGATACCAGAGATATCCAAGGAGGAAGGGATCTGCGAAGGCACGCTGTACAACTGGAGAAAAGCAGCCCGTGCTGAAGGGCGATTGATGCCTGATGGAGACAGCACTCCCACCGGATGGAGTGCCACAGATAAGTTCACAGCGGTTGTTGAGACTGCACCAATGAATGAGGCTGAGCTATCCGCTTACTGTCGTGAGCGTGGACTGTATGCCGAACAGATCGGTGAGTGGCGAGAAGCCTGTGAACAAGCGAATGACTGGGATCGAAATCAGAACAAGCGGTTAAAGGATATCCGTAAAGTGGATGAGAAGCGGATCAAAGAGTTGGAGCGAGATCTTAACCGCAAAGAGAAAGCGCTAGCTGAAACCGCAGCCCTACTGGTTCTGAGAAAAAAAGCCCAGGCGA ATCTGGGGGGACGGAGAGGAAGAATGATCAATGTCCCAGATCGCCGTAGAGCTGTTGAATTGATCGAAGAAGCGGTAGGTGCCGGTGCATCAGCGCAAAAAGCCTGCGAGGTACTGGAGATCAGTCTGCGCACCTATAAGCGCTGGACTGATGGTGATGCGGTCAATGCCGATGGCCGACCGGATGTTAAACGCCCAGAGCCCGCGAACAAACTGAAACCGGAGGAGCGACAGCAGATCCTGGAGACGTGTAATGAGGAAGCATACCAAAGCCTACCGCCATCACAGATCGTACCGGCACTGGCCGACAAAGACACCTATATCGCTTCCGAGTCCAGCTTTTACAGGGTACTGAAGGAGGAAGATCAGTTGCATCGCCGTGGGAGAGTGCAAGCACCGAGGCGAGTGAGCAAGCCAGCGGCTTACAAGGCTACAGCCCCGAATCAGGTATGGAGTTGGGATATCACATTCTTGGCAACGACCATCACCGGAATGTTCTACAGGCTTTACCTAGTGATGGACATCTACAGCCGCAAGATTGTCGGGTGGGAAATCCACGAAAATGAGACAGCTGATAATGCCTCGCTGTTGATCCGTAAAGCCTGCCTGACGGAGGGTATCCATGAACGTGGGCTGGTGCTTCACTCTGATAATGGATCACCGATGAAAGGTGCAACCATGCTGGCGACACTGCAAAAGTTGGGTGTAGTGCCGTCATTCAGTCGCCCTTCGGTGAGCAACGACAACCCCTATTCTGAGAGTTTGTTTGGGACAATGAAATACACACCGGCATTTCCGTCGAAACCGTTTGAGAGCTTAGATGCTGCGCGTGACTGGGTTTACAATTTCATTCGCTGGTATAACGAAGAGCACCGTCACAGCGGGATTCAGTTCGTGACACCCGCCCAACGTCATAGTGGTGTGGAGCTGTCGATTCTTGCGAATCGGGAGACGGTCTACGAAGCTGCAAAGCAACGAAACCCAGAGCGTTGGAGTAGAGAAACACGGAACTGGACGCCAGTCGGTGAAGTATGGCTGAACCCGGAGAATCAGGACTCGAGAGGAGCTGGAATTAGAGACGAAGCAGCGTAG
- the rfbB gene encoding dTDP-glucose 4,6-dehydratase, whose product MSYSPESLLVTGGAGFIGANFVHYWLENNPGSRVVVLDALTYAGNRASLAEVEQNKNYLFVQGDIRDQSLVENLLRKEGINTVVHFAAESHVDRSIHGPDAFLDTNIMGTHSLLKAAQAVWLDESAPFRNNHRFHHVSTDEVYGTLEPSEPPFSEANQYLPNSPYAASKAASDHIVRSYHHTYGLQVTTSNCSNNYGPYQFPEKLIPLIIANILDGKPLPIYGDGLQIRDWLYVDDHNRGIEQIIKGGRVGETYNIGGNNEWANIDIVRLVCELMDERCSSLPVTPSSSLITHVKDRLGHDRRYAIDATKITSEMGYQPQETFETGIRKTVEWYLANESWWRSVTPSVRIVVHPVGWDFNNQ is encoded by the coding sequence ATGAGTTACAGCCCAGAGAGTCTACTTGTTACTGGTGGTGCCGGCTTTATTGGTGCCAATTTTGTTCACTACTGGCTGGAAAATAATCCAGGTTCACGTGTTGTAGTCTTGGATGCGCTCACCTATGCCGGAAACAGGGCAAGTTTGGCTGAGGTGGAGCAGAATAAAAATTACCTCTTTGTACAGGGGGATATCAGAGATCAGTCATTGGTAGAGAATCTGCTGCGGAAGGAGGGGATTAATACAGTTGTTCATTTTGCTGCTGAGAGTCATGTAGACCGCTCCATACATGGGCCGGATGCATTTCTGGATACCAATATAATGGGTACCCACTCACTGCTCAAAGCGGCGCAGGCGGTATGGCTTGATGAGAGTGCGCCTTTTAGGAACAATCACCGTTTTCATCATGTCTCAACCGATGAGGTCTATGGCACCCTGGAGCCTTCGGAACCACCATTCAGTGAGGCTAACCAGTACCTTCCCAACTCACCTTATGCAGCGAGCAAGGCGGCATCTGATCATATCGTCAGATCTTATCACCATACCTACGGGTTGCAGGTGACCACCAGCAACTGCTCCAATAACTACGGTCCCTATCAGTTCCCGGAAAAATTGATCCCTCTGATAATAGCCAACATTCTGGATGGAAAGCCACTGCCGATCTATGGGGATGGCTTACAGATCAGGGACTGGCTCTATGTCGATGATCACAATCGGGGTATCGAACAGATCATAAAAGGGGGAAGAGTAGGGGAGACCTACAATATCGGTGGCAACAACGAGTGGGCTAATATCGATATAGTACGCCTGGTGTGTGAACTGATGGATGAACGTTGTTCATCCCTCCCAGTGACGCCTTCCTCCTCCCTGATTACCCATGTGAAAGACCGGCTGGGCCATGATCGCAGATATGCGATTGATGCAACCAAGATCACATCTGAAATGGGCTACCAGCCCCAGGAGACATTTGAGACGGGTATCAGAAAAACTGTTGAGTGGTATCTTGCCAACGAATCCTGGTGGCGTTCGGTGACCCCCTCTGTCAGGATAGTTGTCCACCCGGTAGGATGGGACTTCAATAACCAATGA
- the rfbD gene encoding dTDP-4-dehydrorhamnose reductase, with amino-acid sequence MKIMITGSNGQVGSELNVRARTMGFDVIAVDCDQLDITQRDAVNDFISRYSPDLVINAAAYTAVDKAEEEVAIAFAVNRDGPLYLANACAERDIPLFHISTDYVFDGEKEAPYTESDQPNPQGVYGQSKLEGELAVASALEQQITLRVAWVFGATGANFVRTMLRLGGERAELGVVADQYGGPTYAGDIAETLLMLAEKIDRGDALQWGLYHYIGSPATSWHGFAEEIFKQAVSHGMLEKLPNVNRITTEEYPTPATRPKNSVLDSQRINEIFGVEQPDWRQGLDRVLRAQVSGFK; translated from the coding sequence ATGAAAATTATGATAACCGGCTCCAATGGGCAGGTGGGCTCTGAGCTGAATGTTCGGGCACGGACAATGGGGTTTGATGTGATAGCTGTTGACTGTGATCAACTTGATATCACTCAGCGGGATGCGGTAAATGATTTTATTTCTAGATATTCTCCTGATCTTGTGATCAATGCGGCTGCTTATACAGCAGTCGATAAGGCTGAAGAAGAGGTAGCAATCGCATTCGCTGTTAATCGGGATGGTCCGTTATACCTTGCTAATGCTTGTGCTGAAAGAGATATTCCTCTTTTCCATATCTCAACAGACTATGTGTTTGATGGAGAAAAAGAAGCCCCCTATACAGAGTCAGACCAGCCAAATCCCCAGGGTGTTTATGGCCAGAGCAAACTTGAAGGTGAGCTGGCAGTTGCTAGTGCCTTGGAGCAGCAGATTACGCTACGTGTTGCCTGGGTGTTTGGAGCCACGGGTGCAAATTTTGTTAGAACGATGTTACGTCTTGGTGGAGAGAGGGCGGAGTTGGGTGTTGTTGCTGATCAATATGGTGGTCCTACCTACGCTGGGGATATTGCCGAAACACTATTGATGCTTGCGGAAAAGATTGATCGAGGAGATGCGCTGCAGTGGGGTCTCTATCACTATATAGGCTCACCTGCCACCTCCTGGCACGGATTTGCCGAAGAGATTTTCAAGCAGGCTGTAAGTCATGGAATGCTTGAAAAATTACCTAATGTAAATCGGATTACTACCGAAGAGTACCCGACTCCAGCCACACGGCCTAAAAATTCGGTGCTTGATAGTCAAAGAATCAATGAAATATTTGGTGTTGAGCAGCCTGACTGGCGCCAAGGCCTGGATAGGGTTTTAAGAGCTCAAGTTTCGGGATTCAAATGA
- the rfbC gene encoding dTDP-4-dehydrorhamnose 3,5-epimerase, translating into MEFIETKLPGVMIIEPKVFGDERGFFLETFRTGAYSKAGITEPFVQANHSRSTRGVLRGLHYQLVQPQGKLVRVARGSVYDVAVDVRRGSPHFGDWCGAALDDTDMRMMYIPPGFAHGFVVLSEVADFIYQCTDYYHPESEQGIAWNDPAIGIEWPLQDVSLSEKDLRYPVLSEQSEANLPRYPGM; encoded by the coding sequence ATGGAGTTTATCGAGACAAAGTTGCCTGGTGTGATGATTATTGAGCCAAAGGTGTTTGGTGATGAACGCGGTTTTTTCCTGGAGACATTCCGTACAGGAGCCTACTCAAAAGCAGGTATTACCGAGCCGTTTGTTCAGGCGAATCATTCACGTTCAACCAGAGGAGTTCTACGCGGGCTCCACTACCAGTTGGTTCAGCCCCAGGGAAAACTGGTGCGTGTGGCTAGGGGTAGCGTATACGATGTGGCGGTGGATGTGCGCAGAGGCTCTCCACACTTTGGTGATTGGTGCGGTGCCGCACTGGATGATACCGATATGCGAATGATGTATATCCCGCCTGGGTTTGCCCACGGTTTTGTCGTCCTATCCGAGGTGGCCGATTTTATCTACCAGTGTACAGACTATTACCACCCGGAATCGGAACAGGGAATTGCATGGAATGATCCTGCCATTGGGATTGAGTGGCCCTTGCAGGATGTTTCACTCTCTGAGAAAGACCTCAGGTACCCTGTCCTGTCTGAGCAGAGCGAGGCCAATTTGCCACGATACCCCGGCATGTAG
- the rfbA gene encoding glucose-1-phosphate thymidylyltransferase RfbA, with protein sequence MMEKNYKGIILAGGSGTRLHPLTHSVSKQLMPVYDKPMIYYPLSVLMLSGIREVLIITTPADQQAFINLLGDGSQWGMVISYTVQPSPDGLAQAFLLGEEFIGNDSVSLVLGDNIFFGHGMDALLSSATERESGATVFGYYVKDPERYGVVSFDDKGKAVNLEEKPAQPKSNYAVTGLYFYDNDVVDIAKSIEPSPRGELEITDVNKVYLKRGTLNVQVMGRGFAWLDTGTHDSLLSAANFIQVVEERQGLKIACPEEIAYRMGYINAEQLAGLAQPLSKNGYGQYLLDLLRQE encoded by the coding sequence ATGATGGAAAAAAACTACAAGGGGATCATCCTTGCGGGTGGATCGGGTACGCGACTGCACCCACTGACCCATTCGGTAAGTAAACAGCTGATGCCTGTTTATGACAAGCCGATGATCTACTATCCACTCTCTGTTCTGATGCTGTCGGGGATTCGTGAGGTATTGATTATTACCACTCCTGCCGATCAGCAGGCCTTCATCAACCTCCTCGGTGATGGCAGTCAGTGGGGAATGGTGATTAGCTACACTGTACAACCCTCACCCGATGGCCTTGCCCAGGCATTTTTGTTGGGTGAAGAGTTCATTGGTAACGACTCTGTCAGTTTAGTGCTGGGTGACAATATCTTTTTTGGCCACGGGATGGATGCACTTTTGAGTAGCGCCACAGAGAGAGAGTCTGGGGCCACGGTGTTTGGATACTATGTTAAGGATCCGGAACGTTACGGTGTCGTAAGCTTTGATGACAAAGGAAAGGCTGTCAATCTTGAGGAGAAACCAGCGCAGCCAAAAAGTAATTATGCGGTTACCGGTCTCTATTTCTACGATAATGATGTGGTTGATATCGCAAAAAGTATTGAGCCCTCTCCACGTGGCGAGTTGGAAATTACCGATGTCAATAAAGTCTATTTGAAAAGAGGAACGCTCAATGTACAGGTAATGGGTCGGGGGTTCGCCTGGCTGGATACGGGTACCCATGATTCACTCCTCTCCGCCGCTAACTTTATCCAGGTAGTGGAGGAGCGCCAGGGACTAAAAATCGCCTGCCCTGAAGAGATCGCCTACCGCATGGGGTATATTAATGCTGAACAGCTGGCCGGTCTGGCACAGCCGTTGAGTAAAAATGGCTACGGCCAGTATCTTCTGGACCTCCTCAGGCAGGAATAA